Proteins found in one Channa argus isolate prfri chromosome 7, Channa argus male v1.0, whole genome shotgun sequence genomic segment:
- the zyx gene encoding zyxin, whose amino-acid sequence MEDSNGSKPFMVTSSLNFKVTTPSFYNQPKKFASVAPPRPKSQTPPSAPSPTPVGTGVIGRVGDLPPPPPSLCDDFPPPPPPPPLDDDLPAPPPECHTTSTASDAPPPAFPAPPPVADDLPLPAPPVGSACPPTCPSPPPPPPPPPLPASGTSISSAAKKSQLPTQYSSPSVSKPSAPPMTAPKPALSFLPPTEMGDRPPPAPWAEELKARTNRQAIHNSAPSSAAQSFAKAPAVAPKSNIGGRTATSAVSLAQKLNQNLNQMPTSIGGAPKPSPPSATSSFLPTPAAPPTPPAPPNNMATAPASNTLKSSPFASQVNANQNIPAAVSPSQPKTMASSSSSFNQPKKTPPSTMPSAPDPVPILGGGVPLNMREVEELEKMTKDFIKNMDTHAPVITSHPTEVCGKCGEALSRTQPAVRAMDKLFHSNCFCCMSCHRPLQGMQFYDRDGAPQCEDCYVNSLAVCSRCGERITDRVLKAVGQCFHAHCFRCCACSCTLEGSPFITDDNNNPYCVQDYHRRFSPLCVSCNEPIVPAPGSEETVRVVALDKNFHLKCYRCEDCARPLSIEADENGCYPLDGKILCMKCHTQRAKRAAQ is encoded by the exons ATGGAGGACTCCAACGGTAGCAAGCCATTCATGGTGACATCATCTCTAAACTTCAAAGTCACCACCCCATCCTTTTACAACCAGCCAAAGAAGTTTGCCTCTGTGGCACCGCCACGGCCCAAAAGTCAGACACCTCCCTCAGCTCCATCACCAACACCAGTAGGCACAGGCGTTATTGGTCGAGTGGGGGATCTGCCTCCACCACCCCCATCGCTCTGCGATG ACttcccaccccctcctcctcctcctccactggaTGATGATTTGCCAGCCCCTCCTCCTGAATGTCACACAACATCCACTGCTTCTGACGCCCCCCCTCCCGCTttccctgctcctcctccagtAGCAGATGACCTGCCCCTCCCTGCTCCCCCTGTGGGGAGTGCCTGTCCACCCACCTGTCcatctccccctccccctccccctcctcccccccttCCTGCCTCTGGTACCAGTATCAGCAGTGCTGCTAAGAAGTCACAG TTACCAACACAGTATTCCTCACCATCAGTATCCAAGCCTTCAGCTCCTCCTATGACTGCTCCCAAACCagctctctctttcctcccaccTACTGAGATGGGAGACCGCCCGCCTCCTGCACCTTGGGCTGAAGAGCTCAAAGCCAGAACAAATCGACAAGCCATTCACAACTCTGCACCAAGTTCTGCTGCTCAGTCGTTTGCTAAGGCCCCAGCTGTAGCACCCAAATCTAATATTGGGGGGAGAACGGCAACATCAGCAGTTTCTCTAGCACAAAAACTGAACCAGAATCTGAATCAGATGCCCACCTCAATTGGTGGAGCACCAAAACCTTCCCCTCCCTCAGCCACCAGCTCTTTTCTGCCAACTCCTGCAGCACCCCCGACACCTCCTGCTCCGCCAAACAACATGGCCACTGCCCCAGCCTCTAATACCTTAAAGAGTTCTCCATTTGCTAGTCAGGTAAATGCGAACCAAAACattcctgctgctgtcagtccgTCTCAGCCGAAGACAATggcatcttcatcttcctcctttAACCAACCAAAGAAAACTCCACCTTCGACAATG CCTTCAGCCCCTGACCCAGTTCCTATCCTGGGTGGAGGTGTTCCACTCAACATGAGGGAGGTGGAGGAACTTGAGAAAATGACTAAGGACTTCATTAAAAACATGGATACACACGCGCCAGTCATCACCTCCCACcccacag aggTGTGTGGGAAGTGTGGTGAGGCGCTGTCCCGAACTCAGCCGGCAGTGAGGGCCATGGATAAACTCTTCCACTCCAACTGCTTCTGTTGCATGAGCTGTCATCGCCCCCTGCAGGGCATGCAGTTCTATGACAGGGATGGTGCACCTCAGTGTGAAGACTGCTATGTG AATTCTCTGGCAGTGTGTTCCCGATGTGGGGAGAGAATCACAGACCGTGTGTTGAAGGCAGTGGGCCAGTGTTTCCATGCTCACTGTTTCCGCTGTTGCGCCTGCTCCTGCACACTGGAGGGGTCACCATTCATTACTGATGACAACAACAACCCCTACTGTGTCCAGGATTACCACAG acGTTTCTCCCCTCTGTGTGTGAGCTGCAATGAGCCCATTGTTCCAGCCCCAGGCAGTGAGGAGACAGTCAGAGTGGTGGCTCTTGACAAGAACTTCCACCTCAAGTGTTACCGTTGTGAG GATTGTGCTCGACCTCTCTCCATAGAGGCAGATGAAAATGGCTGCTATCCATTGGATGGCAAAATCCTGTGTATGAAGTGCCACACCCAGAGAGCCAAGCGAGCTGCACAGTGA